The Stieleria maiorica genome includes the window GGCCAGTCTGCGCATTTTCTGTACCAATAAAATGATTTGCCAGCCGTTCCGCCGGGATTGCATCGTATCGATCGATTCGCCCGCCCTTTACAAGGGCGCAAACGTCAACGCGTGATAACGCTCGCTCGATGACGTTGACACTGCCACGTCACCTGGCGGTGCAACGCATTGAATGATGTTGAATTCCAACATGCGTTCATCGATCTCCAATAGCAACGTGATCTGCCGAAAACGTGGGCGACTACGACTGAACCACTAGGTTGCGTGGATCGCAAGTTGCACCGCGTAGTAGGATCGAGCGCAGCCTTCAAGGACGACGCGATTCGGGTGGCCGTCGATCGTGATTCGGCGAATCAATCGATGCGTGCCACGAGTAAAGGCTTCGCTGAAATCGTTCAGCCACTGGTTGTCCAGACTCCAGGAGTCACTGTGCACTATTAACGTCCTTGGAGGAGCGCATTGATCAATAAAGAATGATTGAAGCTGTCAGTCTAGGTTGTTGACGGCTAGGCGGACTCACGCGCGACGCCGTAATTAAGACCCTAATGCGTACCGACCATTGCAAACGCCGGTCCATTCCTGCCGTTGCCCGGAATTTGACCAGGGCATGGTTCTGAATCTTCTCAGTAACGGGCAAAACGGATTTTCGACACGAATGTCGCCTAGTGTTGATCATTGGACCTGGCAGTTGACGCTGCCGCAGCCGAATCGTTGATCTGGAACCCAATCTTATCAATGCCACGGCTACTTGTTCCGGCTGGGTGACGAATAGGAAAACGCTGGCCCGGCATTTGCTGCTACCATCGAGTGTCAGCGGGAATGGATCCTGCAATATTATTTGCATGCCTTTTTTGCCCCAGGAGAGATCATTGTGTGCCGCGGCCTATCATTTACGAGAAACGCGAAAAACTTTCGGAACTGGCCGGACCGCTTCGTGACCGAGGCATTGATGCCGAAATTGACGTGCTGAGCGGAACGACGCCCCTCCAGATCACACGGCTTGTTTCAAGCGGTGCCCACGACCTCGTCGTGCGGGGAGCCAAAGGAAGAGGCAGTCGACGTAAGCAAGGTGTTGGAACGACCGCCATACGGCTTTTACGAGAATGTCCCTACCCGGTGCTATTGGTCGCGCCAGGCGTGTCGCCATCCTACTCACAGGTGATGGCATGTGTTGATACGTCCAGTGATGAACTCGTTGATGCCGTTCTGAACGATCGAGTTGTTACTGCGGCGACACGACTGATCCGATGCTACCAATCTCAGCTGTCGATCGTTCACGCGTGGTCGATCTACGGTGAAGAGTTTTTGCTGATGCGAACGAAGGACATACACTTCCAGGACTTGACGGCG containing:
- a CDS encoding universal stress protein; protein product: MPRPIIYEKREKLSELAGPLRDRGIDAEIDVLSGTTPLQITRLVSSGAHDLVVRGAKGRGSRRKQGVGTTAIRLLRECPYPVLLVAPGVSPSYSQVMACVDTSSDELVDAVLNDRVVTAATRLIRCYQSQLSIVHAWSIYGEEFLLMRTKDIHFQDLTARVRNRSEEKFYEFLQAHGRIVSGQSAFIRKGRPAIRIPAFATEKKVDWIVMGAISRSWLSGMLLGSTAERVLSQIGCSVLVIKPGSLVSPVNGSHVTRLKSVA